In Cryptococcus tetragattii IND107 chromosome 5, whole genome shotgun sequence, one genomic interval encodes:
- a CDS encoding SWR1-complex protein 4: MSAQDVRSILSLPPSAPIPTLPSSRKIPAPRKPDGITRELYALIGDNAPSLADAQASLAAVKYREKPAMKGKKVHWEWTEFTPAARSDNPVRLRHWACITDSDPNASVEYFGKFSLHGPSVMEYSQFEYDQHLVDPNWTPQETEYLFELLKEYDLRFIIAADRYAYISPEGEKRVRSVEDMKDRYYTICRRLIRTRTASDPVHQQHLIQAYAFDKARETKRKQYASDLFHLTPAEIAEEEALYVEITRMQQNERRFRADRDELMRSVMGLDSGLMEVDQAAMENAIGVDKNKKKRKAEDESAAPSPAPTPKKPTPNASFDNSRCIYHLPAPSNTNSLTSHLSQKHPPHQQAFLRGSRLPLPKPTAAGRITDLLAELGLSANRLVMPTRQNLEVFEGLLNAAAALVEMRRQVNRVEQELRVVRMQKEGLMPVTTNPSARVKGEAGVAVGGSEGVVKLGTHMKES, encoded by the exons ATGTCAGCTCAAGATGTGcgctccatcctctctcttcccccatCCGCTCCAATCCCAACGCTCCCCAGCTCACGGAAAATCCCTGCTCCGCGCAAACCCGACGGTATCACTCGTGAACTCTACGCTCTCATTGGAGACAATGCACCTTCACTTGCAGATGCACAGGCGAGTCTGGCCGCAGTTAAGTACAGGGAGAAGCCAGCTatgaaagggaagaaggttcATTG GGAATGGACAGAGTTCACGCCGGCTGCGAGGAGTGACAACCCTGTACGGCTAAGACACTGGGCCTGCATAACTGATTCCGATCCTAATGCTTCCG TTGAATACTTTGGCAAATTCAGCCTCCACGGGCCATCAGTCATGGAATACTCGCAGTTTGAATACGATCAACATCTTGTCGACCCAAACTGGACGCCACAAGAAACGGAGTATCTGTTTGAGCTGTTGAAGGAATACGATTTGAGGTTTATCATTGCGGCCGATCGGTATGCGTATATTTCGcctgaaggagaaaaaagggTGCGAAGTGTCGAG GATATGAAAGACCGATATTACACTATCTGCCGAAGACTCATCCGAACACGAACCGCATCCGATCCCGTacatcaacaacatctcATCCAAGCGTACGCATTTGACAAAGCTCGGGAAACCAAGCGCAAACAATACGCGTCCGacctctttcatctcaCTCCGGCCGAGATTgcggaggaagaagcgcTCTATGTGGAGATCACGAGGATGCAACAAAATGAGAGGCGATTCCGAGCGGACAGGGATGAGTTAATGAGGAGTGTTATGGGGCTGGATAGTGGGTTGATGGAAGTTGATCAAGCGGCGATGGAGAATGCTATCGGTGTTGACAAG aacaagaagaagcggaaggcAGAGGACGAAAGTGCCGCCCCATCTCCCGCTCCTACACCCAAGAAACCAACACCCAACGCAAGCTTTGATAACTCGCGCTGTATTTACCACCTTCCTGCACCTTCTAACACCAATTCCCTTacttcccatctctcccaaaAGCATCCTCCGCACCAACAGGCTTTCCTCCGCGGTTCTCGTTTGCCACTTCCTAAACCGACCGCCGCTGGACGTATCACGGACTTGCTTGCCGAGCTGGGTCTCTCCGCGAACAGGCTTGTCATGCCTACAAGACAAAATTTGGAAGTATTTGAGGGATTGCTAAATGCAGCGGCGGCTttggtggagatgaggaggcaAGTGAATAGGGTAGAGCAAGAGTTGAGGGTAGTGAGGATGCAAAAAGAGGGGTTGATGCCTGTTACGACAAATCCGAGTGCGAGAGTCAAAGGTGAGGCAGGTGTGGCTGTgggaggaagcgaagggGTCGTGAAGTTGGGTACACACATGAAGGAGAGTTAA
- a CDS encoding N-terminal acetyltransferase A complex catalytic subunit ard1 has translation MDIRQATIDDLLGMQNANLLNLPENYTFKYYLYHALTWPELSYVAVDPKGRIVGYILAKMEEEPSDTPSGHVTSISVLRPYRRLGLANKLMKQSQEAMVAHYDAHHITLHVRKSNRAAISLYRDTLGFEVHGMEKSYYADGEDAYGMRYVFKKPEGSLKE, from the exons ATGGACATTCGACAAGCAACG ATAGACGACCTCCTTGGTATGCAAAATGCCAACCTTCTTAACTTACCAGAGAACTACACTTTCAAATATT ATCTTTACCACGCTTTGACATGGCCGGAGCTGTCGTATGTCGCTGTTGACCCAAAGGGGAGGATTGTAGGATACATTCTTGCCAAGAT GGAAGAGGAACCTAGCGACACTCCTAGCGGTCATGTCACATCCATTTCCGTCCTTCGGCCATACAGACGGTTGGGTCTCGCCAACAAACTTATGAAACAGTCTC AGGAAGCTATGGTAGCCCACTATGATGCACACCACATCACATTACACGTTCGAAAATCCAATAGAGCAGCTATTTCTCTTTACAGGGATACCCTGGGGTTCGAAGTTCatgggatggaaaagagCTACT ACGCGGATGGTGAGGACGCTTATGGGATGCGATATGTATTTAAGAAGCCTGAAGGATCACTGAAGGAATAG